The genomic segment GCAAGGCGGCGGAAGCGGCGCTCGCCCGGCTTGGCGCGCGCAACGGCGCGCAAGGGCTGGTCGAACTGCACGGCGCGCTGATCGCCGACGTCGCCGGCGACAAGGCCGCCGCCGAGGCCGCCTACCGCAAGATCGCCGACGGCGAAGGCGGGCCGACCGCAAGGCTGGCCTCCTTGCTCGGCAATCTCCTCGAGCGCGCGGGCGAGCGCGACAAGGCCAGGGCGGTTTACGAATCCTATCGCGCGAAGAGTCCCGATTCGCGCCTGCTCGACGACGTCTGGCGGCGCATCGAAAGCGGCGGCAAGGCGCCGAAGCCGGAGATCGCGTCCGCGACCGACGGCGCGGCCGAGGCGCTGCTCGGCCTCGCCGGCGCGTTCCGCCAGCAGAACGTGCGCGAGACCGCGTATCAGCTGGTCCGGATCGCGCTTCACCTCCGCCCCGATTTTCCGTCGGCGCAGGTCCTGCTCGCCGACCTGCTCGAAGGCGACCGGCGCTGGGCCGACGCCAACGCGGTCTACGACGCCATCAACCCGGCCGCGCCGCTCCATCGCGCGACGCGCACCCGCGTCGCCGCCAACCTCAACCGCCTCGACCGCGACGAGGAAGCCGTGGCCAGGCTGGAGGCGCTGGCGAAAAGCGAGCCCAAGGACACCGATGCCCTGATCCAACTCGGCGACATCCTGCGCGGGCGCAAGAAATTCAAGGAAGCGGCGGCGGCCTACGATCGCGCGCTCGCGCGGGTGCCGACGCTCGACCGGCGCCATTGGCCGCTGCTCTATTCGCGCGGCATCGCGCTGGAACGCTCGCAGCAATGGCCGCGCGCCGAGGCCGATTTCCTGAAAGCGCTCGAATTCGAGCCTGAGCAACCCTACGTTCTCAATTATCTCGGCTATTCGTGGATCGAGAAGGGCCAGCACCTGGACCGCGCCACCGAGATGATCCGCAAGGCGGTGAGCCTGCGCCCCGACGACGGCTACATCGTCGACAGCCTGGGCTGGGCGCACTACATGCTCGGCCAATGGGCGGACGCGGTGCGCGAACTGGAGCGCGCGGTCGAACTGCGCCCCGAGGATCCGGTCATCAACGACCACCTCGGCGACGCCTTCTGGCGGGTGGGGCGGCGGACCGAGGCGCGCTTTCAGTGGGAACGCGCGCTGACCTTGAAGCCCGAGGCCGACCTGATCGAAACCATCCGCAAGAAGCTGACCGACGGCCTTCCCGACGGCCCGCCCGCGACCCGCGTGCATTAACCGGCCGATGACGGAACCGATCCGCGTCGCGGCCCCGGCCAAGATCAATCTCTACCTGCACGTGGTCGGGCGGCGCCCGGACGGCTATCACTTGCTCGACAGCCTGGTTGCGTTCGCCGACATCGGCGACACCGTCGAGGCCCGTGCCGACGAGCGCCTGTCGCTCGCCGTCGACGGCCCGTTCGCGGACGCGATCCCCGCGGGCGACGACAATCTGGTGCTGCGCGCGGGCTACGCGCTCGCGGAGTTGGCCGGAGAGAAACGCGGCGCCGCCATTCGGCTGACCAAGCGCCTGCCGGCGGCGAGCGGCATCGGCGGCGGCTCGGCCGACGCGGCGGCCGCGTTGCGCGCGCTGATGTGCCTGTGGAACGCGAACCCGGCGCCGGAAGCGCTCGCGGCGCTCGCCCTTCGCCTCGGCGCCGACGTGCCGGTGTGTTTGGGCGGCCGGGCCGCGTTCATGGGCGGGATCGGCGAGGAACTCGCCCCCGCGCCGCCGTTGCCGAAGGCTTCGATCGTGCTCGCCAATCCGGGCCAAGCGGTGGCGACGCCGGAGGTGTTCCGCCGACGCACGGGGCCCTTTTCCCGGCCGGCGCGCTTCGCCGAGGCGCCCGGCGACGCCGCCCGACTCGCCCGATTGCTGAAGGCGCGCGGCAACGACCTGGAGGAACCCGCGCGCGCGATTTGCCCGGCGATCGGCGACGTGCTGGCGGCGCTCCGGCGCCAGCCGGGGTGCCTGATCGCGCGCATGAGCGGATCGGGCGCCACCTGCTTCGCCCTTTTTGCCGAACCCGGCGCCGCGCGCGCGGCCGCCGACGCCGTGGCGCGCGCGCATCCCGCCTGGTGGGTCCAGGCGGGCGCCCTCCAAAATTAAATTTTTCTGCTTCGCGTCACTTCCGTGCCGCTACGCCGGATTAGATCACGCCGCAGGCGATGCGTCCTCCGCCGCCGCCCAAGGCCGCGGGCTGGTCGCTGTAGTTGTCGCCGCCGGCGTGGATCATCACCGAGCGCTTCTTGATGTCGGCGACCTTGAGGCGCGGCGCGCGCAGCTTGCCCGACGCGGTGCCGTCGGCCTTGACCTCGAGTACCGGCAGATCGCCGAGATGCCCGCCGTCCGAATGCGGCCCCTCGTGCTTGCCGGTCTTGCCCGGATCGTAGTGGCCGCCAGCGGCAAGGCCGAGGACCATCTGGCCCTGCGGGTTGGCCTTGGCCGCGCAGGAGCGGTTTTCGTGGATGTGGAAGCCATGCGGGCCGGGCGGCAGGCCCTTGAGCTTCGGATAAATCTCGAGGCCGAGCTTGCCGTCGACGAAGCGGATGGTGCCGACCTCCTCGCCTTGGCCCTTCTCCGCCGTGCGATAGACCTTGACGGTGAGGTCGTCGGCCGAGGCTGGATGCGCGAACGCGACGGCGGCGCCGGCGACGAGCGCGGCGGCGAGGATGGCTTTCATTCGGAATCTCCCTTGGGTTGAGACGCGCGAAGACGGACGTCGATTATAGGACGACTCGCGGACGGACAAAATCGGCCGAAGCCCCCGGAAAACCTGGGTTCTTGCCGCGCGCCGCCGAAGACCTTATGTATGGCGCCGGCGGCGCAGGCCGCCATTGGGGCGTAGCCAAGCGGTAAGGCAGCGGTTTTTGGTACCGCCATCCTAGGTTCGAATCCTAGCGCCCCAGCCAATCTTTCCGGTTTCCTCCGCGCCGTTCGCCATCGACCCGCGGTCTTGCCGGGGGTAGGCCGACCTGTCACTCTTGAAACGGCGACGCGGCGGTCGCGAACCTCCGCGCGAACAGGGAGGACGACATGGAACATTTGATCTCGCGCATTGCAACCGGGATGCGCGTGGCCGGGATCGCCGCGCTGGCCGCGATTATCGGGTGCGCGACCGCGGCGGCGAAGACCGAGCTGACCATCTACACCGCCTACGAGAACGACGACCTCAAGCCCTACAAGGCCGCGTTCGAGAAGGACAACCCCGACATCGTCATCAACTGGGTGCGCGATTCGACCGGCGTCGTCACCGCCAAAATCCTGGCCGAACGCGACAACCCGCGCGCCGACGCGGTCTGGGGCCTCGCCGTCAGCAGCATCGGCGTCCTCAAGACCCAGGGCCTTCTGGTGCCGTACGCGCCCAAGGACATCGGTTCGATTCCCGCCAAGTTCAGGGACAAGGCCGACCCGCCGTATTGGTTCGGCAACTCGGCCTGGATCGCGGCCATCGTCTACAACACGGTCGAGGGCGCGCGCCTCAAGGTTCCCAAGCCGGAAACCTGGGAGGATCTGACCAAGCCCGCCTACAAGGGCCAGGTGATCATGCCCAATCCGGTGTCCTCGGGCACCGGCTTCCTCGACGTTTCGGCCTGGCTGCAGGCCTTCGGCGAGGCCAAGGGCTGGGACTACATGACCCGCCTGCACGAGAACATCGTCCGCTACACCCATTCCGGCTCGACCCCGGCGACCTTCGCCGGCAAGGGCGAATACGTCGTCGGCATCGCCTTCGACGTGCGCGCCGCGCGCGTCAAGGAGCAGGGCGCGCCGATCGAGATCGTCTTTCCCAAGGAAGCGCTCGGCTGGGACATGAACGCCTTCGCCATCGTCAAGGGGACCAAGAAGCTCGACGCCGCCAAGAAGCTCGCCGACTGGGCGGCCTCGCCGACGGCGATGAAGCTGTACGGCGAAACCCGCGCCGTGGTGGCGATCCCGAAATACATGACCCCGATCAAGAACCTGCCCAACGATCTCGACCAGCGGATCATGGCCAACGATTTCGACTGGGCCTCGGCCAATCGCGACGCGATCCTCAAGGAATGGACGCGCCGCTTCGACGCCAAGTCCGAGCCGAAGAAGAACTGACCCCGGTCGGGATTAGGTACGCGCGCGGACAATAACGGGAATCCGGTGTCGTCGCCGCCCGCCGCCGCCCTGGGCCGTTTTTCGCCCCGGCGCGGATTGCGCCGCCGCGCGGGGCGCGACGAATGGATCGAGCGCGCCGCCCTGCTGCTGGTCGCGGCGTTCCTGGTCGCGTTCCTGGTTCTGCCGCTCTACGCGCTGCTCTCGAAGAGCGTGGCCGCGCCCGACGGGCGGTTCGTCGGCCTCGCCCATTACGCCACCTATTTCTCGACGCCGACGCTGTTCCGCTCGATTCACAACAGCCTGTTCGTCGCCGCGCTCAGCACCGCGATCACCCTCGCGCTCGCCTTCGGCTACGCCTACGCGCTGACCCACACCTGCATGCCGGGCAAGGAAGTGTTCCGGATCGTCGCGGTGATCCCGCTGTTGGCGCCGACGCTCCTGCCGGCGCTCGCGCTGGTGCACCTGTTCGGCAACAAGGGGGTCCTCAAGGATCTCCTGCTCGGCCATTCGGTCTACGGGCCGATCGGGATCGTCATGGGCATGACCTTCGCCGTCTTCCCGCACGTGTTCATCATCGTCAACGCCGGGCTCGGCCTTTCCGACGGCCGGCTCTACGAGGCGGCGGCCGTGTGCAAGGCGGGGCGCTGGCGCGTCTTTCGCACGGTCACGCTGCCCGGCGCCAAGTACGGCCTGATCGGCGCGGCGATCGCCGGCTTCACCCATGCCTTCACCGATTTCGGCGTTCCCAAGGTGATCGGCGGCCAGTTCGACGTGCTCGCGACCGACGTCTACAAGCAGGTCATCGGCCAGCACGACTTCGAAATGGGCGCGGTGATCAGCGTCGTTCTGCTGATCCCGGCCTTGATCGCCTTCGCCATCGACCAGGCGGCGCGGCGCGGCCAGGTCGCCATGCTGACCACCCGCGCGGTGCCGTTCCAGCCGAAGCCCAACCGGATCGCCGACGCGCTCGGGTTTCTGTTCTGCGCGCTGGTGGCGGTGTGGATCGTCGGCCTGATCGTCGCCGCCGCCTTCGCCTCGGTGGTCAAGTTCTGGCCCTACGACCTGAGCCTGACCTGGGCCCATTACGAGTTCGAGCGCTACGCCGGCGGCGGCTGGCGGGCGTATCGCAACACGCTCGCGCTCGCGGCCTGGACCGCCGGCGCCGGAACCATCCTGGTGTTCTTCGGCGCCTACCTGGTCGAGAAGGGCGAGGCGTGGCCGCGCCTGCGCCGGCTGATCCAGCTGCTCGCCCTGCTGCCGCTCGCGATCCCGGGCCTGGTGCTCGGCCTCGCCTACATCTTTTTCTTCAACGCGCCGGCCAATCCGCTCGGCGGGCTCTACGGCACGTTCGCGATCCTGGTGTTGTCGACCATGGTCCATTATTACTCGGTCACGCACCTGACCGCGTCGACCGCGCTCAAGCAGCTCGACCGCGAATTCGAGGCGGTGTCGGATTCGCTCAAGGCGCCCCGGCTCAAGACCTTCGCGCGCGTCACGGTGCCGATCAGCATGCCGGCGATCCTGGATATCTTCATGTATTTCTTCCTCAACGCGATGACGACCGTGTCGGCGGTGGTGTTTCTCTATTCGACCCACACCAATCTCGCTTCGATCGCGGTCCTCAACATGGACGACGCCGGGGAATTGGCGCCCGCCGCGGCGATGGCGATGGTGATCGTCGTCACCTCGGTCGCGGTGCGCATTCTCCATGTCGCGCTCGCGCGCGCGATCGGACGCCGCACCCAGGCTTGGCGGGCGCGCGGCCGATGAGCGCCGACCCGACCCGCGCCGCCGCCGGCGGCCCGACCCGGATCGCGGTGATCGGCGCCGGCATCGTCGGCGTCTGCTGCGCGCTCTATTTGCGCCGCGACGGCTACGACGTCACCCTGATCGAGCGCGAAGCGCCGGGCGACGGCGCCTCGCGCGGCAACGCCGGCGCGCTCAGCCCGGGCAGTTGCGTGCCGCTTTCCATGCCCGGCACGGCACACAAGGTGCCGGGTTGGCTGCTCGATCCGGATGGGCCGCTGACAATCCGGCCGCGCTATTTTCCGCTCGCGCTGCCGTGGCTGATCCGCTTCGCGCGCGCCGGGCGCCCGGGGCGGATCGCGGCCATCGCCGACGCGCTGCGCGCGCTCCACGGACGCACCTTCGCCTGCTACGCGCCGCTGCTGCGCGCGGCCGGAGTCGAGGCGCTGGTGCATCGCACCGGCACCCTGGTGATCTACGAAAGCGAGGCCGCGCTGGCCGCGGCCGCGACCGAGTGGACCCTGCGGCGCGAGCGTGGCGTGCCGTGCGAGGCGATCGACGGCGACGGCCTCCGGCAACTCCTGCCCGACCTTTCCGACCGCTACCGCTGCGGGATGCTGCTGCCCGAGCATGGTTTCGTCGCCGAGCCGTATCGGTTGACGCGCGCGCTTGCCGACCATTTCGTCGCGACCGGCGGGCGCCTGGTCCGGGCGCAAGCGACCGGATGGCGTTTCGACCGACGCCGGCTCGCCGCCGTCGTCACCGACGCGGGCGAGATCGCGGCCGAGCGCGCGGTCATCGCGGGCGGGGCGTGGTCGGCGCCGCTTGCGCGCCAGGCCGGGCTGCGCGTTCCGCTCGAAAGCCAGCGCGGCTACCACGTCACCCTGCCCGAACCCGGCATCCGACCCCGCCTGCCGGTGACCGACGCCGCCGCCAAGATTTACGCCACCCCGATGGAGGGCGGCTTGCGCGTCGCCGGCACGGTCGAGTTCGCGGGGCTCGCGGCCCCGCCCAACTGGGCGCGGGCCCGCCGGCTGGTGGACTTGGCCCGGCGGATTTTTCCCGCGGCGCGCGCCGACGGCTTCACCGAATGGATGGGGCACCGGCCGTGCCTGCCCGATTCGCTCCCTGCCATCGGCCCGGTGCCCGCCTATCCCGACGTTCTCTGCGCCTTCGGCCACGGCCATAACGGCATGACCAGCGGCCCGGTCACCGGCAGCCTGATCGCCGACCTGATCGCCGGCCGCGATCCCGGCTTCGATCTGCGGCCGTACCGGCCGGACCGGTTTTAGGTTCGGGCGTGGCCGTCGACCCCGCCATCGTCGCGCTGGTTCTGCTGGCGGCCTTGATGCACGCCGGCTGGAACGCGGTCGTCAAGATGGGCAACGACCGGCTGCTGGCGCTGCTGCTGGTCAAGGCGCCGACCATGCTGGTCGCGGCGGCGACCCTCGCCGTCGTCGGCCCGCCGGCGCCAGCCTCCTGGCCGTACCTGCTCGTCTCGACCGTCATCTCGATGGCGTATTTCTATTTTCTGGTCCGCGCCTATCACGCCGGCGACTTGGGTCTCGCCTATCCGGTCGCGCGTGGCTCGGCCCCGGTCGTTACCCTGCTGCTATCGTTCCTCATCGCCGGCGAGCGGCCGACGCTTGCCGGCGCGGCCGGCGTGCTGATCGTTTCCGCCGGAATCATCGCGCTCGGCTGGCAGCGGAACGCCGGTCGCCAGCACGCCGCGACCGTGGCGTGGGCGATGGCGGTCGGGCTGACCATCGCCGGCTACACGATCAGCGACGGCATCGGCGGGCGGCTTTCGGGCAATCCGATCGGTTACGCGGCCGCGCTCAACCTCATGACCGGCCTAGTCATCACCGTCGCCGCGTTTGCCGCGCGGCGCGGGGCGGCGCTGGACGCGCTGCGTTTCGGCTGGCGCAAGGGTCTCGGCGGCGGCCTGCTGATGTTCGGCGGCTACGCCATCGTCATTTACGCCATGACGCTCGCGCCGATGGCCTCCATCGCCGCGCTCAGGGAAACCAGCGTCATCTTCGCCGCCCTGATCGGCAGCTTCGTCCTGCGCGAGAAACACGGCGCGCGACGCATCGCCGCCTCGACGGTGGTCGCGGTCGGCATCGTCGTCCTGCTCGGCGGATTCTGAATGTTCCCGCGATCGAGATAAACGGCTATAACGCGCCCATGGCCCCTGCCGCCCTGATCTTCGACGTGGACGAGACCCTCGCCGAAACCGAGGAGCTGCACCGGGTTTCGTTCAACGACATCTTCCGCGCCTTCGGCCTTCCCTGGGAGTGGGATCGGGAACTCTACCGGGAACTCCTCAAAACCGGCGGCGGGCGCGAGCGGATGACTCATTACATGCGGATCCGCAAGGTGGGCCCGGCCGACGAACGCGAGGCCGCCGAACTGGCCAAACGCCTGCACGCGGCCAAGACCGAGTTGTACCAAAAGCTGCTCGCCGGTCGGCCGCCTGCCGTCCGGCCCGGCGTCAAGCGCCTGATCGGCGAGGCGCGCGACGCGGGCGTTAGGCTCGCCATCGCCACCACGTCGGCGCGCGGCAACGTGCTGGCGCTGCTCAAGGGATCGTTCGGCGCGGACTCCCCCGATTGGTTCGCCGCCATCGCCGCCGGCGAGGACGCGGACGCCAAAAAGCCCGATCCCACCGTCTATCGCATGGCCCTCGAACGCCTGAAGCTGCCGCCGCAGGCCTGCGTCGCCATCGAAGATTCGCTGATCGGTCTTCATGCGGCAACGGCCGCCGGGATCGCGGCGGTGGTGGCGCCGTCACGCTGGACGGACGAGCGGGATTTCCCCGGCGCGCTCGCCGTCGCCCGCGATCTCGACCACGGGCCGGACGGCACGCCGGTCACGCTGGCGCGGATTCGCGGCTGGATGGACGGAAAGCGTTGACGGCCGCGCGCGTAGTTCCTTTAATCGGTATGCAACCGTAAGGAGGCGCGCATGAAGGCATTCTTTCGCGTCGTCGCGGCGTGCGTCGTTGCCGCGCTGTCGGTTGTGCCTGCGCCCGCGCGGAGCCAGGACAAAACCGTTTCGATCAGCTATGTGCCTGTCACCGCCCCCTGGCTGTTCGCGTTGGGCAGCGGCGCCTTCTCGCGCGAAACCGGATACACGATCTCCTGGTTCCCCTATGAGACCGGCGCGGGGTCGATGGATGCCTTGCACCAGGGCAAGGTGCAGATCGCCTATTCCGGCTCCACCCAAATCACGGTCGTCATGAGCAAGGGTGCGGAAGAGGATCTATTTTGGATCGCCAAGGAAACCGACATCACCGAAGGCCTGGTGGTCCACAGCCGGAGCGGGATCGAGGAACCGCGGCAACTTCGCGGCAAGCGAATCGCGACGCCGTTCTGGTCGACCCATCATTTTCACCTGTTGTTCGCCCTGGACCAGTTCAATATTACCGAGAACGAGATCGACATCTACGACATGAGACCCAGCGAAATTCTCGCCGCCTGGAGGACAGGCGGTATTGACGCCGCGTATATCGGCATACCGACCCTCGATCGGTTGTTGTCGTCGGGGAGGGTTCTGGTGTGGTCCGGCTGGCTCAATCGCTGGGGAAAACCGACCTTCGACGGATTTGTCGTCCGACGCGACTGGAGCACGGCGAACCCGGAGTTCATGCGCGG from the Rhodospirillales bacterium genome contains:
- a CDS encoding tetratricopeptide repeat protein translates to MIRNLSLASLWLVLALLGVRLDPATAAPKPDAPKSDQGETPKPGATTSGNYLAGRHAQAVREMGNAITFYSAVLAREPDNPDLIRRAFVLHLGEGKIADALKLAGRMTKEDSARLVYPEILRAADDIKRGRWADAIARLDALGTDGIGGLAGPLLAAWAETGRGDRKAAEAALARLGARNGAQGLVELHGALIADVAGDKAAAEAAYRKIADGEGGPTARLASLLGNLLERAGERDKARAVYESYRAKSPDSRLLDDVWRRIESGGKAPKPEIASATDGAAEALLGLAGAFRQQNVRETAYQLVRIALHLRPDFPSAQVLLADLLEGDRRWADANAVYDAINPAAPLHRATRTRVAANLNRLDRDEEAVARLEALAKSEPKDTDALIQLGDILRGRKKFKEAAAAYDRALARVPTLDRRHWPLLYSRGIALERSQQWPRAEADFLKALEFEPEQPYVLNYLGYSWIEKGQHLDRATEMIRKAVSLRPDDGYIVDSLGWAHYMLGQWADAVRELERAVELRPEDPVINDHLGDAFWRVGRRTEARFQWERALTLKPEADLIETIRKKLTDGLPDGPPATRVH
- a CDS encoding EamA family transporter, with the protein product MAVDPAIVALVLLAALMHAGWNAVVKMGNDRLLALLLVKAPTMLVAAATLAVVGPPAPASWPYLLVSTVISMAYFYFLVRAYHAGDLGLAYPVARGSAPVVTLLLSFLIAGERPTLAGAAGVLIVSAGIIALGWQRNAGRQHAATVAWAMAVGLTIAGYTISDGIGGRLSGNPIGYAAALNLMTGLVITVAAFAARRGAALDALRFGWRKGLGGGLLMFGGYAIVIYAMTLAPMASIAALRETSVIFAALIGSFVLREKHGARRIAASTVVAVGIVVLLGGF
- a CDS encoding superoxide dismutase family protein; this translates as MKAILAAALVAGAAVAFAHPASADDLTVKVYRTAEKGQGEEVGTIRFVDGKLGLEIYPKLKGLPPGPHGFHIHENRSCAAKANPQGQMVLGLAAGGHYDPGKTGKHEGPHSDGGHLGDLPVLEVKADGTASGKLRAPRLKVADIKKRSVMIHAGGDNYSDQPAALGGGGGRIACGVI
- a CDS encoding FAD-dependent oxidoreductase; amino-acid sequence: MSADPTRAAAGGPTRIAVIGAGIVGVCCALYLRRDGYDVTLIEREAPGDGASRGNAGALSPGSCVPLSMPGTAHKVPGWLLDPDGPLTIRPRYFPLALPWLIRFARAGRPGRIAAIADALRALHGRTFACYAPLLRAAGVEALVHRTGTLVIYESEAALAAAATEWTLRRERGVPCEAIDGDGLRQLLPDLSDRYRCGMLLPEHGFVAEPYRLTRALADHFVATGGRLVRAQATGWRFDRRRLAAVVTDAGEIAAERAVIAGGAWSAPLARQAGLRVPLESQRGYHVTLPEPGIRPRLPVTDAAAKIYATPMEGGLRVAGTVEFAGLAAPPNWARARRLVDLARRIFPAARADGFTEWMGHRPCLPDSLPAIGPVPAYPDVLCAFGHGHNGMTSGPVTGSLIADLIAGRDPGFDLRPYRPDRF
- a CDS encoding putative 2-aminoethylphosphonate ABC transporter permease subunit, yielding MSSPPAAALGRFSPRRGLRRRAGRDEWIERAALLLVAAFLVAFLVLPLYALLSKSVAAPDGRFVGLAHYATYFSTPTLFRSIHNSLFVAALSTAITLALAFGYAYALTHTCMPGKEVFRIVAVIPLLAPTLLPALALVHLFGNKGVLKDLLLGHSVYGPIGIVMGMTFAVFPHVFIIVNAGLGLSDGRLYEAAAVCKAGRWRVFRTVTLPGAKYGLIGAAIAGFTHAFTDFGVPKVIGGQFDVLATDVYKQVIGQHDFEMGAVISVVLLIPALIAFAIDQAARRGQVAMLTTRAVPFQPKPNRIADALGFLFCALVAVWIVGLIVAAAFASVVKFWPYDLSLTWAHYEFERYAGGGWRAYRNTLALAAWTAGAGTILVFFGAYLVEKGEAWPRLRRLIQLLALLPLAIPGLVLGLAYIFFFNAPANPLGGLYGTFAILVLSTMVHYYSVTHLTASTALKQLDREFEAVSDSLKAPRLKTFARVTVPISMPAILDIFMYFFLNAMTTVSAVVFLYSTHTNLASIAVLNMDDAGELAPAAAMAMVIVVTSVAVRILHVALARAIGRRTQAWRARGR
- a CDS encoding 4-(cytidine 5'-diphospho)-2-C-methyl-D-erythritol kinase, producing the protein MTEPIRVAAPAKINLYLHVVGRRPDGYHLLDSLVAFADIGDTVEARADERLSLAVDGPFADAIPAGDDNLVLRAGYALAELAGEKRGAAIRLTKRLPAASGIGGGSADAAAALRALMCLWNANPAPEALAALALRLGADVPVCLGGRAAFMGGIGEELAPAPPLPKASIVLANPGQAVATPEVFRRRTGPFSRPARFAEAPGDAARLARLLKARGNDLEEPARAICPAIGDVLAALRRQPGCLIARMSGSGATCFALFAEPGAARAAADAVARAHPAWWVQAGALQN
- a CDS encoding taurine ABC transporter substrate-binding protein gives rise to the protein MKAFFRVVAACVVAALSVVPAPARSQDKTVSISYVPVTAPWLFALGSGAFSRETGYTISWFPYETGAGSMDALHQGKVQIAYSGSTQITVVMSKGAEEDLFWIAKETDITEGLVVHSRSGIEEPRQLRGKRIATPFWSTHHFHLLFALDQFNITENEIDIYDMRPSEILAAWRTGGIDAAYIGIPTLDRLLSSGRVLVWSGWLNRWGKPTFDGFVVRRDWSTANPEFMRGFVKVLDAVNRNYAANADRWTGDSREIQTIVKFLGPHSNVVTSLKMIKIPTLEEQLSIAWLGGGGVGGAAKTLQATAQYLDRFGMVEKVLPDYSPYITDRWAKAALQARQDAAGAPRR
- a CDS encoding putative 2-aminoethylphosphonate ABC transporter substrate-binding protein, whose amino-acid sequence is MRVAGIAALAAIIGCATAAAKTELTIYTAYENDDLKPYKAAFEKDNPDIVINWVRDSTGVVTAKILAERDNPRADAVWGLAVSSIGVLKTQGLLVPYAPKDIGSIPAKFRDKADPPYWFGNSAWIAAIVYNTVEGARLKVPKPETWEDLTKPAYKGQVIMPNPVSSGTGFLDVSAWLQAFGEAKGWDYMTRLHENIVRYTHSGSTPATFAGKGEYVVGIAFDVRAARVKEQGAPIEIVFPKEALGWDMNAFAIVKGTKKLDAAKKLADWAASPTAMKLYGETRAVVAIPKYMTPIKNLPNDLDQRIMANDFDWASANRDAILKEWTRRFDAKSEPKKN
- a CDS encoding HAD-IA family hydrolase — protein: MAPAALIFDVDETLAETEELHRVSFNDIFRAFGLPWEWDRELYRELLKTGGGRERMTHYMRIRKVGPADEREAAELAKRLHAAKTELYQKLLAGRPPAVRPGVKRLIGEARDAGVRLAIATTSARGNVLALLKGSFGADSPDWFAAIAAGEDADAKKPDPTVYRMALERLKLPPQACVAIEDSLIGLHAATAAGIAAVVAPSRWTDERDFPGALAVARDLDHGPDGTPVTLARIRGWMDGKR